ggaggaggaaggcaaagaggaggaggagaagaagaaaaagtcgTCGCCAAGAGCCACAGCGGATGAGGAGgtgaaagaggaagaggaggaggtagaGCTGGCATTGGCAGAGATGAAGGCCAAGGAGCTGGCGGAGTTAAAGAGGTAAAAAGAGTTCAGATGAGCAGAACCGGGGGGCTCCAGCCATGGGGACAGCGGCTGGTTGTGGCGTCTGtggctctggggtcctcaggGTCGTTTTCAGGCAGGTGACATGGCTGTTCCACGCTTGTGTCTGTCCCCTTTGCCCTGGCGCTGGGGACCCGTCACAGGGGGGTGACGGTGCTGCTGGGTCCCCAGTCCTAGGGGGGATCTGGCACTGATGTGGCAGTGGCTGAGCcggggggagggaggtggcctCGTTCCTTTGCCTCCTCCTTAAAAGAGGCTGAGAataaagatggggacagacttctgaGCAGGGCCtattgcaacaggacaaggggtgatggtttgaaactaaaggagggagattcaggctggacatgaggaaggaattgttggccctgagggtggtgagagcctggcccaggttggccagagaggtggtggctgaaccatccctggagacatcccaggccaggctggacggggctctgagcaacctgagctggtgcagatgtccctgctcatggcagggggggcactgggggagctgggaaggttccttcagcccaaactgttctgtgattcttctccagaaagaagaagaagatccTGAAAGAACAGCGGAAGCAGCGGGAGCGTGTGGAGCTGAAGATGGACCTCCCTGGTGTCTCCATAGCTGATGATGGTGACACCAGCATGTTCTCCCTCCGGACTATCGGCAGGACACCGGTatgtggggcagggggacactggGCCCCTGGATCTGTCAGTGGCAGCGACAGGCACATGGCTGATGATCTGTAGTGTGTGACTCCAGTCTTGCTTTCATTGCAGCTGCTGAATGAGATGACCCGTGGGGACATGGCTTCGGCAGACGCTCTGTTAGAGATAGGACCTGGGGACGATGACATTTACGTCTCGGATCATGAGGAAGAGGATGATGTATCCCTGGCCAGCGACCTCGACCCAGAGGAGCTGCTTGAGATAGAAGCTCGTCAGCGGCGGCTGGAGCGGGAGAGGCGAGAGCAGAGTGCGAAGAGGTGAGCGGCCTccctgggagcagccctggtgtCCGGCAGCGGGTACACGCACCTCGTCCTGGCTGGGGGACACTAATCCTGCTGCTCTTTGTTACAGGGGGAAGTTTAagcagaaggaggaagaggaagaagaggaggaagagaaaaatcccTTGCTGGTACCTCTGGAGGAGAAGTCGGTGCTGGAGGAACGACAAACCAGCCTGTGGTTCGGGAAGGTGAGTTGTGCTGATGCAAACAGGGCAGTGTCACCCCAGCATGACCCCAGGgctgccccgtgtcccctcaccAGCTGCTCCCCGTCCCCAGGACGCCTTTGCCGGCATCGAGGATGACGCGGATGAGGACCTAGAGCTGGGGCAGTCGCAGATGTTGGCTGAGAAACAGCGCGAGGCACAGAGAGGTGAGCAGGGGGCGCAGGGGCAGCCCCACGACCCGTCTGGGGCACTGGGTCAAACTGCGACGTGGACGCTGCTCTGAGCACAACCAGAGATCTCCAGGGGTTGCTTCCATTACCCAATTACTGAGCTGGCAATAATGCAGCATTAATGATCTGGGTCTCTAGAGGAATGACCTGCAGGGGTCTTTGCCTCAACTCTTCCTCACCCAAGCGGTTCTTGTTCCCCAAAGCAGCGAGAAAAGGGCAGAAGACGACGGTGGTTCCCCAGGAGGAGGCTCCAGCCGAGCCCCCGCCTGCCGCAGACGCAAGACCCGATGCCGATAACGTGCAAGACAATCAGAGCAGCAACGACGACACCAGCAGCGACGATGAGAGGTGAGGGGGGATTGGGGATGTTCCCCCCCAGCTccgcagccctgcagagctgagTAGGGGGTGAGGACCCCATCCCTGACcacttttttctctccacagCCCACCCACACCGGTGGGGAGGAAGCGGGGCCGTGTGGAGCCATGTGGCTTCGAGGTGGTGCCCATTGAGAACCCGGGTGAGTGAAGGAACTGTCTGCACCCGTGGGAGTCCCTTTTTGGGGACAGGAGGCAGGGTCAGACCAGGCTTTTCTGGGTTCCAGGACTGCATGCTGCTCCTTGGGTCTCAAGGCTTTAATCTTTTCCAAACACTACTGAACCTACcactgttaggaaaaaatttttcatggaaagggctgtggggcattggaacagactgcccagggcagtggtggagtcaccgcctggaggggttggacagacggagatgaggttctcagggacatgaggcagtgccaggggtgggggaacggttggacttgatgatcttgagggtctttccaaaccaaaatgattctatgattctataaccaGCCTGGCTGGGTCACTCCAAAGGATTTTTAAGGCTTGCAGTCTTGTGTTTTGgtattaatatataaaatagtgctggctttgcttttctttaagtcTTAACTGATTATTTAATAGGCCTACGCAGCTACGTTTTGATTTCTCACTGTTTCATAGTGGTCTGGTCTCCCTGTTAGCTGTGGAAGTCTTGTTCCTACCGTAGTACACAGAGCTGCAGGGTAGGGGAGCTGGTTTTTGTTGGCTtactggtggggtttttttgggtaaAGGCAAAAATAAGTGGCTGAAATCTGAGTAGCTggcaaatgtttttcaaaaagatCTCCTTGTAGATGTTATTTGattgaaaagattttttgtCTCCCTGTTGACTGTGGGTTaccagggagcagagcccgaccccccttggctccaagctcctttcaggcaggtcagagatcagaaggtctcccctcagctcctgttctccagctgaacccccagctccctcagccgctcccatcacacttgtgctccagcccttcaccagctccgttcccttctctcaactcgctccagcaaGTTTCTGGTAGAGGCAAAAATAAGCGTCTGTATCTGAGTAGCTggcaaatgtttttcaaaaaggtCTCCTTGTACATGTTATTtgattgaaaacattttatttatttttcaaagtaggCAAGATACCCTTTTCTTGAAGCATTTAGTTTGGTTTTCACATTGCTTTCTTTGACACacggtgtgaattttggggctGTCCTAtccagggacaggagttggactcgatccttgtgggtcccttccagctcaggccATTCGATGATTCTCTGATCTCTCCATCTGCTGCAGTGAAAAGAGCCCGTGTCCTGGATGCGGAGGGGCTAGCGCTCGGCTCCGTCATCGCCACCTCCAAAAAAGCCCGTCGGGACCTGATCGACGACTCCTTCAACAGGTACGTGCGGTTGCggtggcaggaggagcagcgTTCAGTCCCCAAACAGGAGCCAGGCCACGGGTTGGCAGATATTGCTGTGGGGACCTCATGTCCCGCTCACAACTCACCCGAGTCGTCCCCCCACCAGGTATTCCTTCAACGAGGAGGAGGGCGAGCTGCCGGAGTGGTTCacggaggaggagaagcagcaccGGCGCAAGCAGATCCCCGTGGACCGGCAGACGGTGGAGGCGTATCGGCAGCGCTGGCGCGAGATCAACGCCCGCCCCATCAAGAAGGTGGCGGAGGCCAAGGCGCGAAAGAAGCGGCGGGTGAGTGGGGCTGTGAACATGGACTGTTCCTCTCCCGGGTGCTCTGTCCCGCCTTGTCCCTCACCCTCGCTGTCCCCACAGATGCTGAAGAAGATGGAGCAGATGAAGAAGAAAGCGGAGGCCGTGGTGAACACGGTGGATATTTCAGAGAGGGAGAAGGTGGCGCAGCTGCGGCGGTGAGTGGTGATGCTGGGAGCCAGATCCTTCGTGTTTTGCTGGGCTCAATCACAGGGACATTGTGAATACTCGAATCCTGGGTTCGTCTCTGGGCtcctcatgacaagaaaggccttgaggtgctggagcaagttcagagaagggaacggagctggggaaggggctggagcacaagtgtgatgggagcggctgagggagctgggggttcagctggagaacaggagctgaggggagaccttctgatctctgacctgcctgaaaggagcttggagccagggggggtcgggctctgctccccaggaacaagcgccaggagcagaggaaacggcctcaagttgcgccaggggaggttgaggttggatctggggaacaatttcttccccaaagggctgtggggcattggaacaggctgcccagggcagtggtggagtcaccatccccggaggggttggacagacggacatgaggttctcagggatatggggtagtgccaggggtggggaacggttggactcgatgatcttcaGGATCTTTTCCTACCAAAATGATTCCGTGACATCTGCAGCTCAGGTGCAGCTGTGGGGTGggagagcaggaacaggagcCCTGTCCTGGGGCACGAAGTCCTGGCGGAGCAGTGGGACCCAATACTGGTCTTTGCATACGGAGCTAGAGCTGGGTGGGGTTGCTGGGCTGTCGGTCTCACCTTTTGCCAATCTCCCACAGCATCTACAAGAAGGCTGGGCTGGCCAAGGAGAAGCGGCAGGTCACCTACTTGGTGGCTAAGAAAGGCGTGGGACGCCGAGTGCGCCGTCCTCCCGGTGTCAAGGGTCAGTTCAAGGTCGTCGACAGTCGCCTGAAGAAGGATGTGAGAGCTCAGAAGCgcaaagaacagaagaaaaaacgcCACAAGTGATGTGGGACCGGCCAGGGACTCTGCTTCCTGTGGCAGGGCTGCCCTTGGGGGCAGCCAGCTcgccctgctgctgtcccctaTCGTGGGGACAGGGACTTAACCACGCATCCTGACAGTCTGTGCCTTGATGTGACGTTGCCTCCTGTCCTCTGTTGGGACAGGAAGGTTTTATTTGGCCTCAGCGCTGTAGCATCGACCCCCTTCCATCTCTGGATCTCTCACCATTGCCGGCTGCTGGGAGACTCTGGCCCAGTGGAGGTGGCACGAGCATCCATGCCAGCCCTTGCTGTCCCCAGTGAGGTTGTGGCTTGGGGACAGCTCCCTGGGCCACATTTGTCACCGCAGTTGCAGGACggcctgcagagagcagctcctCAGTTACAGCAGAATTAAACTCCAGTCTGAGGATGTCCCAGGACGTGTCCTGATGTGGCGAGGGGCCTGTGCTGTGACCATCCCCACCGGCCTGTCCCCACCCTCCTCCATCCGTACCCCCTCTGGGTGTGGGACCCTGCAAGTTTAAAAGAAGACCAAGAGAAAGCGCACACTtgagaaaatttatttatttatacccagggcaggggctggggggctgcagcttctctctgtCAACACCTGAATCTGTTGGATTTGCAGAGGTGGCCCCAGGTCCCTCTTGGTGACAGTGGCACCATGTTAGTGCCTGGAAGGGGGACGGGTTGAGTGGCAGTGGGGACCTGCTCTGGGGGGGACCAGTTGCTGTGACAGGAGGAAGGTCTCAGTCCCCGGACAAGGGGAGATGCCAGACCTGGTGCCCCAGAGCtccctggggtggtgggaggGGGAGGCACCGCGATGTCCCTGTAAAGCCACCGCTTGGGTGTTCAACCAAAGTCAAATTTAGGACAAGAGGGAgcagcctcaagttgtgctagaggaggttgaggttggatctggggaacaatttcttccccaaagggctgtggggctttggaacaggctgcccagggcagtgctggagtcaccttccctggaggggttgggcagacggagatgaggttctcaggacatggggcagtgccagggctggggcaacagttggacttgatgatcttgagggtcttttccaaccaaaatgattcgaTGGTGGGGAttcacaaagcagctgcttcaggcTGTGCTAGAAGTTCTGCTCCTGCCCGTCAGCCTCTTCAAAACCAAATGGGGGTGCTGTGAGCAGagtcccccctgccccccctgcTGAGCTCCGTCCCCAGGAGCTCAGTGTCCCgtcccccatgtcaccccaaacccctggcTGGGAGTTCCACAGGGTGCACAGGAGGCTTGGGaggggggctgagccccccaaaAGAGGCACAGCTCCTGGACACCTGGATCCATCCCAATCTCCAGCCACCTCAAACTGGCCAGCAAGTCCTCGTTGATCAATCTGAGGTTCCTGGGTTCCTccatcccatccctgccctctgtccccaggggctcagcacagcccagctTGGCCCGCGGGGGTCCCCACCAGGGTCCCAATGTGGGGGTAACCCCTCTGTCCCTACCTGAGCTGCAAGGCGCGCTGTAGGCAACGTCCACGCGGTCACCTGCGACGGGAAGGGCTGTGACCAACGGGCTCAGGGCGAGACATTCCCATTAACGAGCCAAAGCTCGTCGATGTGAACCAAGTGTCCAGCCAGCCCCACTCTGAGGCACAGGGGTGCAAGGGGGGGCTCACCGGTCTCGTAGTAGTCGTACAGCGTCACGGTTGCCGGCTGGAGGTTCCTCACCGGGAAGTCCTGCCTGGCGGTGAAGGTCaagttctcctcctcctttgtcAGCTGCGGAGACAGGCCAAGGGTGAGGTGCCACCGTCCACGATGGGGAAGGGTCCCCATGTCCTGGTACATGGGGTctggctcctgtccccatgCCACACTCACCTGGTCCAGGTAAATTGTCACCTGGTCGGGCTCCACCTCCACCTTCTTCACCAGCTTCTGCCTCTTCAACTGGAGGGACACAGCTCAGGATGGGTAGTGGGTTCCCCAGCTGGGACCAGCATCCCAAATGGGGGTCTTTCTGTGTCCCACTGCCTCCAAGGGACAGACCCAATGCCGGGCAGGGTGTCCCAGATGCTCCTCACCTCCACCATGGAGCTCTTGTCCGGGATGTAGCCAGATGGCAGCTTGGCCTCGATGACAACCATGTTGGTGGCCGGACGCTCCCCAGTGTACCTGACAAGGCAGAGCCCCAGagggggttggggttggggtctgccctccctccttggctgcccccagcccccccaaacccagcgggcagccccagcccataCCGTGCCCAGAGGACGAGGTGGAAGTGGGTGCTGGCATCACCCCGGCACTCCCTAGGCTCCGTCTCCACGCGGAGGTCGAACGTCCCCGTGCTCGGAGGGGGTGGCACGTTATAGCGCAGGGTCACCTGGGATGATACAAGGGGGTCAGAGCCACCAAGCGGGTCtcacacagggacagggacccctGGCCGTACCCACCTGCAccagggcacagccctgcccgcgGGCTCGCACCCCGTACAGCCCCGGCAGCTCCGGCAACACTgcctgctgcagcaccagccgGTTGCTGTTGTTCAGCACAAAGTCCTGTGCAGTGCCCGTCGGGGACGTCACTGTCACCGCCAAGTCCCCGTTGCTGCCGTATGTCAGGGCGGCGTACTTGGCCAGAGCTTGCAGGGCCACCACAGTGTCCTGGCCACGGAGAGAGTTggtggaggaaagggagaagaagccatatgaggagcagctgaagtcatagaatcatagaaccattttggttggaaaagaccctcaagctcatcaagtccaacagttaccccagccctggcactaccccatgtccctgagaacctcatctctgcatctgttcaacccctccagagatggtgactccaccactgccctgggaagttactgggtttgttcagcctggagaagagaaggctgaggagagacctcatcatggtctgcagcttcctcacaaggcaAGGCGAaggggcaggtgctgaactcttctctttggcaaCCAGGGGcaggacccaagggaatggcagcaagatatgccaggggaggtttaggtttaATATCAGGAtaaggttcttcacccagagggtgctggacactggaacaggctccccagggaggtgtcatggaCCCAAGCCTGACAGGATTCAAGAAGCAGTTGGACAATGccttcagacacatggtgtgaactgtggggttgtcctatgcatGGACACGAGTTGGATTTGATTatccttgtgtgtcccttccaactgaggacattctatgactctatgaaaGCACCAAGCCAGGGTCACCCCTAATTGCAGCcacggggtggggggacaccTGGACCCGCCCTGCGGACCCTGGTACCGGTACCTGCGTGGAGGCAAAGCCCCCGTAGGGGTTCTGCTGCTTGCTGAGCCAGCGGACGATCTGGGATGCAGTCCCCATGTCGGCAGAGGACACTTGGGGCTGGGACAGGTAGGCCAGGAGGACATAGGCTGTCATCTCCACCTCCGCCGGCGCAGCGGCCGCCCAGGAGGGCTGCGATGGGGGCAGAgccttccccttcctctgccAGTGGAGCTGCCCCTCTGGGAGAGATGGGGGGTGAGCTCAGACCCCCACTCCAGGAGcgctggggtgggatggggtgacCCAGGCAGGGGGTGGCATCACCCAGAGGTGACACGGCCCGTGTCAGGGGGTACCTGTGCTGACGCTgtgctgggccaggctctgcaaCCGCGCTCGCTGCTGCTCCACGCGTCCCGCCAGCCCCAAGACGTAGGCGAGCAGCGCCTGCGTGTAGGGGTCGTCCGTGGCCGCAGCCTCCAGGCACCGCAGGGCTGAGCTCACCGTCGGGTCCTGGCACGGGACCGGGGTCAGGAACCAGCCCACGGGCATGGACATCGCTCAGAGACCCCACTTCTGCCCAGTGAGACCAGTGGCACCCAGGTGTGGCAAGGAGGTGGGCTGGCACAGCCAGACCGCCTGCCCCGGCACCCGTCcccaccccagcagccccgCCAGGGAAGATGGGGTCATCCTCACCGTtggggacagccccagctccagcatcGCAGCTGTGACATAAGCTGACAGCGAAAGCTCGTCCGAGACGCCACCCTGCAAAGGGGACAGCGGAAGATGGGTCCAGCCATGCCGTACCACCAGTACAGGGACTGCCCCAATGCTGAGACCAGGGACATGCTGGGGGCTACTCAGCCCccatatcatagaatcatcaagACATTTTGGTGGGAagagtccagccattaacccaatcctggcactaccccatgtccctgagaacctcatgtccgtctgtccaacccctccagggatggtgactccagcactgccctgggcagcctgttccaatgccccacagccctttggggaagaaattgttccccagatccaacctcaacctcccctggcgcaacttgaggccgtttcctctgctcctggcgcttgttcctggggagcagagcccgacccccctggctccaagctcctttcaggcaggtcagagatcagaaggtctcccctcagctcctgttctccagctgaacccccagctccctcagccgctcccatcacacttgtgctccagccccttccccagctccgttcccttctctcaactcgctccagcacctcaaggcctttcttggtgtgaggggcccaaaactgcccccaggattcaaggtttggcctcctcagtgcccaggacagggggacaatcactgaattcccccacccacccacctgCAGAGCGTTGTTGAAGAGCTTCCCCACGCTGCGGAAACAGCCCGTTCCCAGCTGCTTCTTCTGCAGCCAGCTCAGCGCATCCGTGATGTGCCGCTCCTCGATGGCCACGTAGGCTCTGGCTTGCCCGAAGGACTTGAGGACAAATGCTGTCAGCCTGCAAGCCAGAGAAAGATTGGAGGGACAGAAGGCTGGGGCTTGGGTACGCTTGGTGGCAGGAGGAGCCCTGGGACCCAGGAAGATGCCCCTGGCCAGCCTGTCTAAGCCCCGTGTTGTCCTCACCAGGTGTTGCCACTGGGGTCGCTTTTCCCAAAGGCACTGTAAGAGCCATCATCATGTTTGTAGAGCAGCTCTCGCTGGTACCCTATGGGGAGGAGATTGGGACGAGTCTTTACACGGTGTTTTTTATACCCCAGAGGCAGCCTGGAGCCCAGATGCAACTCAGGGTAGGTAGGAAATGGGGAGGGGAGATATGGGGTGGTGGTTGTCCCTCAGCAGAACGGCAGGGGgatcatagaatcgcagaacagtttgtgttgaagggaccttaaagctcatccagtcccacccctgccacgagcagggacatctgcaccagctccggttgctcagagccccgtccagcctggcctgggatgtctccagggatggttcatccaccacctctctggccaacctgggccaggctctcaccaccctcagggacgacaattccttcctcatgtccagcctgaacctccctcctttagtttcaaaccatcacccttgtcctatcacaacaggccctgctcaaaagtctgtccccatctttcttcttggccccttttcagtccagaaaggccgcactaaggtctccccggagcttctcttctccagctgaatgccccaactctctcagcctgtcctcccagcagagctggtccagcctcgggtcattcctgtgcctcctctggcccctctccagcaggtccgtgTCTTTGAGGAAAGGAGGGACCGGGGACACTCACCACTCTGCAGGAATCCCTGTGCCCTGGCACGGATGTCGGGGTGCAGCTGCCCGCTCTTCTCCAGGTACTGCTGGATGTAGATGTTGGGGGCAAAGCGGACCATGTTCTGCTCCCCACAGCCATAGGGCATGGCCAGGAGGCAGTCCAGGTTCTGCAGGGCGTTGCCCATGATGTCACCTGCCCCAGGGGGACACGATGAGCATCATCATCGGCTCTGCCCACCATATCCCCTCCCGTCTCATCTTCGGGTggagctctgcagcctccctgctgcagTCAGTCTCCTGTCCCCTGCATG
This DNA window, taken from Caloenas nicobarica isolate bCalNic1 chromosome 24, bCalNic1.hap1, whole genome shotgun sequence, encodes the following:
- the FTSJ3 gene encoding pre-rRNA 2'-O-ribose RNA methyltransferase FTSJ3 isoform X2, yielding MGKKSKLGKSRRDKFYHLAKETGFRSRSSFKLLQLNRKFQFLQKARALLDLCAAPGGWLQVASKFMPVSSLIIGVDLVPIKPIPNVVTLQEDITTEKCRQALRKELQTWKVDVVLNDGAPNVGASWVHDAYSQANLTLMALKLACEFLCKGGWFITKVFRSRDYQPLLWIFQQFFSKVQATKPQASRNESAEIFVVCQGYQAPDKIDSKFFDPKYAFKEVEVQTKSVSELVSKKKPKAEGYADGDTTLYHRFTLMDFLKAPNPVDFLSKANEITLGDGELENHSSTTEELRQCCKDIRVLGRKELRALLNWRTKLRRFLAKKLKEQAKELDINLSSGEEEEGKEEEEKKKKSSPRATADEEVKEEEEEVELALAEMKAKELAELKRKKKKILKEQRKQRERVELKMDLPGVSIADDGDTSMFSLRTIGRTPLLNEMTRGDMASADALLEIGPGDDDIYVSDHEEEDDVSLASDLDPEELLEIEARQRRLERERREQSAKRGKFKQKEEEEEEEEEKNPLLVPLEEKSVLEERQTSLWFGKDAFAGIEDDADEDLELGQSQMLAEKQREAQRARKGQKTTVVPQEEAPAEPPPAADARPDADNVQDNQSSNDDTSSDDESPPTPVGRKRGRVEPCGFEVVPIENPVKRARVLDAEGLALGSVIATSKKARRDLIDDSFNRYSFNEEEGELPEWFTEEEKQHRRKQIPVDRQTVEAYRQRWREINARPIKKVAEAKARKKRRMLKKMEQMKKKAEAVVNTVDISEREKVAQLRRIYKKAGLAKEKRQVTYLVAKKGVGRRVRRPPGVKGQFKVVDSRLKKDVRAQKRKEQKKKRHK
- the FTSJ3 gene encoding pre-rRNA 2'-O-ribose RNA methyltransferase FTSJ3 isoform X1, with amino-acid sequence MGKKSKLGKSRRDKFYHLAKETGFRSRSSFKLLQLNRKFQFLQKARALLDLCAAPGGWLQVASKFMPVSSLIIGVDLVPIKPIPNVVTLQEDITTEKCRQALRKELQTWKVDVVLNDGAPNVGASWVHDAYSQANLTLMALKLACEFLCKGGWFITKVFRSRDYQPLLWIFQQFFSKVQATKPQASRNESAEIFVVCQGYQAPDKIDSKFFDPKYAFKEVEVQTKSVSELVSKKKPKAEGYADGDTTLYHRFTLMDFLKAPNPVDFLSKANEITLGDGELENHSSTTEELRQCCKDIRVLGRKELRALLNWRTKLRRFLAKKLKEQAKELDINLSSGEEEEGKEEEEKKKKSSPRATADEEVKEEEEEVELALAEMKAKELAELKRKKKKILKEQRKQRERVELKMDLPGVSIADDGDTSMFSLRTIGRTPLLNEMTRGDMASADALLEIGPGDDDIYVSDHEEEDDVSLASDLDPEELLEIEARQRRLERERREQSAKRGKFKQKEEEEEEEEEKNPLLVPLEEKSVLEERQTSLWFGKDAFAGIEDDADEDLELGQSQMLAEKQREAQRAARKGQKTTVVPQEEAPAEPPPAADARPDADNVQDNQSSNDDTSSDDESPPTPVGRKRGRVEPCGFEVVPIENPVKRARVLDAEGLALGSVIATSKKARRDLIDDSFNRYSFNEEEGELPEWFTEEEKQHRRKQIPVDRQTVEAYRQRWREINARPIKKVAEAKARKKRRMLKKMEQMKKKAEAVVNTVDISEREKVAQLRRIYKKAGLAKEKRQVTYLVAKKGVGRRVRRPPGVKGQFKVVDSRLKKDVRAQKRKEQKKKRHK